The genomic segment GGCGCCGACCATCGAACCCAGCCCGATGATCACCGCGTCGGTGGTGCCCAGGCGTCGCTGCAGCGTGCTCACCGGCGGGATGTTAGGCGCTGAGCATGAATGCGGACCGACCTGGGAACAGTTACCCGCGCTCAGGCCGGTCCGGCACGCACGGTCCCCCGACCTTTCGTGCCCGATCAATGTAAGCGAAAAATCTGACGGAGTCGTAAATCTTGTCGGAACTGTGATCTTGAAAAGATCAGCGATTGCGGATGATGTCCGCGCCGAGGTAGGCGCCGTAGGCCAGCAACCCGACCAGCGCCAGCTTGCGCGTCTTGGGCGCGATCAGGGCCAAGCCGATCGCGGTCTCGATCCCGCCGTCGATGTAGGTGTGCTGCAGCGTGTTGTCCGGGAACGCCGACTTGGTGGCGGACTCGAACAGCTCCGGGCGCACGAAATGCGACAGCCCGGTGGCGGCCACGACCACCCCGGTCGTTTTGATCAACGGCTCTGCAGACATCGACGTCCTTTCGAATTCAGCTGAGGTGATAGTCGGACACCGGGTACGTCGACGCCTCGCGCAATGCCTCGTGCGTAGTCATCGGCCGCAACAGCGTCGCCTCACCACTGGGATTGAAATAGTACGACCGCGATGACGCGCAGTTGCCGAGGGTGAACAAAGAGGTGCCGAGCAACTCGGTCATCTCATCGAGATAGCGGGTATTGGCTTCCTCGGTGATCTCGAACGTTGTCGCCCCGCGCCGCTTCATTTCCCCGAAAAGCCGGTCCATGTGGCGCATCTGATATTCCATCGAGTTGAAGAAGTTCAATCCGAGGAAGGCATACGGACTGGCGAGACTCAGGAAGTTGGGGAAGTACGGAACCGACACCCCTTGGTATGCCTGGAACCGGGTCTCGCGCCACCACTTACCCAAATTGCGGCCGTCGCGGCCGATCACCTCGATGGCCGGGAAATTCGCCTCCCAGAGATCGAAACCCGTTGCCAGCACCAGGGTGTCGATCTCGGCCTTGGTGCCGTCGTTGGCGACGATGCCGTTGGCCTCGATGTGGTCAATTCCGCTGGCCTGCAGGTGCACATTGGGCTTGGTGAAAGCCCGGTAGAACTTGTTGGAGAATGTCGGCCGTTTGCAGCCGAAGTCATAATCCGGGGTGAGCTTGCGGCGCAGCTCCTTATCGCGAACGACGGCGAAGCGCCATAGCGTGGAGAGTCCGGCCGCCGCGCGATTCCCCAGCGGGAAACGGCTGTAGTGCAAGATGCCCCAGTCGACCAGAACCTCGTAGATAAAGTCGGTGACGAGACGAATGGCGCGCTGAGCCAGCGGTACGCGAGCGAACAGCCGCTTGGCTCGCGCTCCGAATTTGATGTCGATCTTGGGCACCACATAGATGGCGGTGCGTTGATAGACGGTGAGATCGGCTGCGTCGCGGGCCAATTCGGGGATGAGCTGGACCGCGGTGGCGCCCGTCCCGATGATGCCGATCTTCCGGTTGGCCGACTCGTAGCTGTCGTCCCACGCCGCGGTGTGGACGATCTTGCCCTCGAAGCTCTCGATGCCCGGGATCTCGGGGGTGTGCGGCTGCGACAAGAAGCCCGTCGCGGTGATGAGGTAGCGCGCCGCCCAGGTGTCGCCGTCGGCGAGCGTCACCCGCCACAGCTTGTCTTCGTCGTCCCAGCGGGCGCTCTCGACGGTCGTGTTGAACCGGATATGGCGGCGCACGTCGTACTTGTCGGCGACGTTGTCGGCGTACTGCTTTATCTCGGCCCCGGTGGAGAACAGGCGGTTCCAGTTCGGGTTCGGCTCGAAGAAATACGAGTACGTGGTGGTGGGGACATCGACGGTGAGGCCCGGATAATGGTTGACGTACCACGTCCCGCCCAGATCGTCCTCGCGGTCCAGTACGACGAAATCGTCGATTCCCAGGCGTTTGAGCTGTATCGCCGCGCCGATTCCCGCGAAACCAGCGCCGACGATGATCGCGTCGTACTGCGTTGCCATGCGAACAGAATACCGTATCTTACTCGCGAGTAAGGTACAGCCGTTTGGCCCGAGTCTCGGGGACCACGGTCAATCAGCGCAGTGCGGAGAGTGCCGCGTCGACGGCCAGTGCCGGCACATCGAGCTTCTTGGAGCCCAGGTCGTGGCGGGCTCCGGTGACCTCGACGATCTGCACGGGCGAGGGAATGAGCGCGACCGCCTCGCGCAGCTCGTCGATGGTCCCGAACGGGTCGGCGGTGCCATGGGTGAACACCGCCGGGATCGTGATGCCGCTGAAGTGCTCGGTGCGCAACCGGTCGGGCTTGCCGGGGGGATGCAGCGGATAGGAGAACGGGGTCAGCACGTCGGCGAGGTCCGGGTTCTCGACCACGACCATCGAGGTCTGCCGCCCGCCGTAGGAGTGTCCGCCGGCGATCACCGGGCCGTCGGCCAGCGAGCGGGCCATCGTGAGCGCGTCGACGATGCCGTCCCGGTCACCGCCCGCCGAACCCGACGGCGGCCCCTTCGGCCGGCGTCGCCGGTATGGCAGGTTGTAGCGGACCGCGAGCCAACCGCGTGACGCCCACTCGTCGCAGATCCTGATCAGCAGGGGCGACTCCCGGCTGCCGCCGGCTCCGTGCGTCAGCATCACCACCCCGGCCGGTGTGCCGTCCGGTTCGTGCGTGACGCCGGCGATCTCGTCCAGCTCACTCACGACTGCAGCCGCCACAGCGCCGACACCGGACCGTGCCCGCCGCCCAGCGGATAGGCCGCGCGCAGGCATTCGGTGACC from the Mycolicibacterium crocinum genome contains:
- a CDS encoding flavin-containing monooxygenase, with the protein product MATQYDAIIVGAGFAGIGAAIQLKRLGIDDFVVLDREDDLGGTWYVNHYPGLTVDVPTTTYSYFFEPNPNWNRLFSTGAEIKQYADNVADKYDVRRHIRFNTTVESARWDDEDKLWRVTLADGDTWAARYLITATGFLSQPHTPEIPGIESFEGKIVHTAAWDDSYESANRKIGIIGTGATAVQLIPELARDAADLTVYQRTAIYVVPKIDIKFGARAKRLFARVPLAQRAIRLVTDFIYEVLVDWGILHYSRFPLGNRAAAGLSTLWRFAVVRDKELRRKLTPDYDFGCKRPTFSNKFYRAFTKPNVHLQASGIDHIEANGIVANDGTKAEIDTLVLATGFDLWEANFPAIEVIGRDGRNLGKWWRETRFQAYQGVSVPYFPNFLSLASPYAFLGLNFFNSMEYQMRHMDRLFGEMKRRGATTFEITEEANTRYLDEMTELLGTSLFTLGNCASSRSYYFNPSGEATLLRPMTTHEALREASTYPVSDYHLS
- a CDS encoding alpha/beta hydrolase family protein, yielding MSELDEIAGVTHEPDGTPAGVVMLTHGAGGSRESPLLIRICDEWASRGWLAVRYNLPYRRRRPKGPPSGSAGGDRDGIVDALTMARSLADGPVIAGGHSYGGRQTSMVVVENPDLADVLTPFSYPLHPPGKPDRLRTEHFSGITIPAVFTHGTADPFGTIDELREAVALIPSPVQIVEVTGARHDLGSKKLDVPALAVDAALSALR